From Vibrio maritimus, one genomic window encodes:
- a CDS encoding DUF1501 domain-containing protein, whose amino-acid sequence MISRRQLLVAMASTPLVSILGTGTAHALPNSDYKALVCVFLFGGNDGFNMLVPSDNAHYDEYATARPAIAIPQASLLPLLLSTGSSLALGLHPSMIEIQSLFNSGKIIPIANSGVLIEPSTKEGLKDGTNAMPPFLFSHNSQQTEWQRGWSGSTTTLGWAGRLMDVLSSDSDEISPTFSLNGYAQLLNGSVQSANLINASSLPKVNAVSNAQRRKSFDQVMSLSPLTAFGREFDRVKGDSISIRDQLATAIESVPEEEHFPDISLSQQLHTVARLIKSSDQLGHQKQVYFVGFGGFDTHANQLEDHAQLMSALSQSLAAFNQSMEAAGLGDKVTTMTMSDFGRRLASNGTGTDHGWASNHLIMGGALNGGQLYGQWPSLILDGDNDFNKGRMIPTTSVEQIGATIAKWMGVNSKSSMDYIFPNLANFTVQDLGFLRS is encoded by the coding sequence ATGATTTCACGTCGTCAATTGTTAGTGGCTATGGCGTCGACACCACTTGTTTCGATATTGGGTACTGGCACTGCACATGCTCTACCAAACAGTGATTACAAGGCACTGGTTTGTGTGTTTTTATTTGGTGGCAATGATGGCTTTAACATGTTGGTGCCCAGCGATAACGCACACTATGACGAGTACGCGACCGCTCGTCCTGCTATTGCTATTCCGCAAGCATCCTTATTGCCGTTGTTATTAAGTACTGGCTCTAGCTTGGCATTGGGATTACACCCATCGATGATCGAGATTCAAAGCCTGTTCAATAGTGGAAAAATCATTCCTATTGCCAACAGTGGCGTGTTGATTGAGCCTTCGACAAAAGAAGGTTTGAAAGACGGCACAAATGCTATGCCTCCGTTTTTGTTCTCACACAACTCACAGCAAACAGAATGGCAGCGGGGTTGGTCGGGCAGCACGACAACACTTGGCTGGGCCGGACGGTTGATGGATGTGCTCAGTAGCGATTCTGATGAGATTAGTCCAACGTTTAGTCTCAATGGTTATGCTCAGCTACTCAATGGCAGCGTACAAAGTGCAAACCTCATTAATGCCTCATCTCTGCCAAAAGTGAATGCGGTCAGCAATGCACAGCGCCGTAAGAGTTTTGATCAAGTGATGAGCCTCTCCCCATTGACGGCATTTGGTCGAGAGTTTGACCGAGTTAAGGGTGATTCCATTTCAATACGAGATCAGCTAGCCACTGCCATTGAGTCTGTTCCTGAAGAGGAACATTTTCCAGATATTTCTCTGTCTCAGCAATTACATACAGTCGCAAGATTGATTAAATCGAGTGACCAACTTGGGCACCAAAAACAAGTCTATTTTGTCGGCTTCGGTGGCTTTGACACCCACGCCAACCAACTGGAAGACCACGCCCAGCTAATGAGCGCATTAAGCCAATCGTTAGCAGCCTTCAATCAATCAATGGAAGCCGCAGGGCTTGGTGATAAAGTCACAACGATGACAATGTCCGATTTCGGAAGACGTTTAGCGAGCAACGGTACCGGTACTGACCATGGCTGGGCCAGCAATCACCTTATAATGGGCGGCGCACTAAATGGCGGCCAGTTATATGGACAGTGGCCATCATTAATCCTTGATGGAGATAATGATTTTAATAAAGGGCGAATGATACCGACGACGTCTGTTGAACAAATTGGAGCGACGATTGCCAAGTGGATGGGAGTAAATAGTAAAAGTTCGATGGACTATATCTTCCCAAACCTCGCTAATTTCACAGTTCAGGATTTAGGCTTTTTGAGGTCATGA
- a CDS encoding DUF1800 domain-containing protein: MLTLSLLSACGGEGDSGGEPNPLTQDQRYDLLYRSTFGPKPNSYQELTDLGYSKWLNRQLAMAPSLHLTRLKQYPLEDGRDSYNQSDRVSVWWDLSLNAPDQLRQRVAFALSEIFVISRYGASLNGRVLEMTSYYDMLITHAFANYRELIESVTLHAAMGDYLSMMANQKADPESNRYPDENYAREVMQLFSIGLYELNPDGSEKLDSQGQLIPTYSQDDIENLARVFTGWHIAEKNHPNWWGSKDGNWLLPMVAYPERHDFEEKVVMGEVFAQGQTAEQDMAQAMDMLLNHPNTSPFISRHLIQRLVTSNPSPAYVARVSALFDDNGSGVRGDLKAVVRGILTDSEALNGGDRSPVKMKEPLIAMTNFFRALEAKSADPSGRFHNSINTFGAYGQSPLGSPSVFNFFSPDYAPNGEITDANDVAPEFEILSWNNFILTNNQLWSATGRTNYNGEDNPARIVINTAPLEAIANDHEALIEEIERRLLSQRMSEPLKAIVLEGLEDLRDTQQSLKVRNALYTVVTSQEFHIEELAQ, translated from the coding sequence TTGCTCACACTTTCATTGCTTTCTGCATGTGGTGGAGAGGGGGACTCGGGAGGTGAACCTAATCCATTGACACAAGATCAACGCTACGACCTTCTCTATCGCTCTACATTTGGTCCGAAGCCTAATTCTTATCAAGAATTAACCGACCTCGGCTACTCAAAATGGCTTAATAGGCAGCTCGCTATGGCTCCGAGCTTGCACTTAACCCGCCTCAAACAGTATCCACTTGAGGATGGGCGAGACAGTTACAACCAATCTGATCGCGTGTCAGTATGGTGGGATCTTAGCTTGAATGCCCCCGATCAACTTAGGCAACGAGTCGCGTTCGCCCTCAGCGAGATCTTCGTGATTTCGCGATACGGCGCTAGCTTAAATGGCCGCGTTTTGGAGATGACCAGTTATTATGACATGCTCATCACACACGCATTTGCTAATTATCGAGAGTTGATTGAATCGGTGACCCTGCATGCTGCCATGGGGGATTACTTGTCGATGATGGCAAATCAAAAGGCAGACCCTGAGAGTAATCGTTATCCTGACGAAAACTATGCGCGCGAAGTGATGCAACTGTTTAGTATCGGTCTGTATGAGCTAAACCCAGATGGTTCGGAGAAGCTTGACAGCCAAGGGCAGTTGATTCCAACGTATTCGCAGGATGATATTGAGAACCTGGCTCGTGTGTTTACTGGCTGGCACATCGCTGAGAAAAACCATCCTAATTGGTGGGGCTCTAAAGATGGCAACTGGTTGTTGCCAATGGTGGCGTATCCAGAACGTCATGATTTTGAAGAAAAAGTGGTGATGGGAGAGGTGTTTGCTCAAGGTCAGACCGCCGAACAGGATATGGCGCAGGCCATGGATATGTTGCTAAACCATCCAAACACAAGTCCATTTATCAGTCGCCATCTTATCCAAAGGTTAGTGACATCTAATCCTTCTCCTGCGTATGTCGCAAGAGTGAGCGCACTGTTTGACGATAATGGTAGCGGCGTGAGAGGCGATCTTAAAGCCGTAGTCCGTGGGATCCTTACTGATAGTGAGGCACTGAATGGCGGCGATCGCTCACCCGTTAAGATGAAAGAGCCCCTAATTGCGATGACCAATTTTTTCCGAGCTCTCGAGGCGAAATCCGCTGATCCTTCTGGACGTTTTCACAACTCGATCAACACCTTTGGAGCGTATGGGCAGTCGCCGCTCGGCTCTCCAAGTGTGTTCAATTTTTTCTCGCCAGATTATGCCCCGAACGGGGAGATAACCGATGCAAATGATGTAGCACCTGAATTTGAGATATTGAGTTGGAACAACTTCATCCTCACTAACAACCAGCTTTGGTCGGCAACGGGCAGGACAAATTACAACGGAGAAGATAATCCAGCGCGCATCGTCATTAATACCGCACCGCTAGAAGCGATAGCCAATGACCATGAAGCATTGATTGAAGAGATTGAAAGGCGACTGCTTTCTCAAAGAATGAGTGAGCCACTTAAAGCGATTGTCCTAGAGGGGTTGGAAGATCTTCGTGATACGCAACAAAGCTTGAAGGTCCGTAATGCTCTCTACACCGTCGTAACCAGTCAAGAATTTCATATTGAGGAGCTTGCACAATGA
- a CDS encoding agmatine deiminase family protein → MKKPMSSVYGEIKRMLLTYPKSNPLPNDITLQRYKGIFESLGNNIEYIILADNSAHQSIKQTALNSGLDPDTNLNLINARVNYPAHVNRLIRQISGNIWECELESSWHSIWAQDGYCCLKDDEGNSILIEPLDFTRNGDNFVAEQIAARTNIQVEVTKYHIEGGNILAGDNYVIVGSDYLHYNRKITGETDEQITSGFQELFGVENIIWLGFDNPVNFPIDVFQGTYQPIFHIDMYITLGGKSENGRELIFVGDVNLAKSVLEQESPLVEIASSFDKTAEWLSGYSQNGIEFEVVRIPLDLWNISNSQGTFLSYNNCIIEVFGEAKNVYVPSYSSVAPGSINRRKLDETVASIFNEHGFNVTMLSGAYEELCKNGGSVHCITKVLDRE, encoded by the coding sequence ATGAAAAAGCCAATGTCATCAGTTTATGGGGAAATTAAGAGAATGCTCTTGACTTACCCAAAATCAAACCCGCTACCAAATGATATTACTCTACAGAGATATAAAGGTATTTTTGAATCTTTGGGGAATAATATTGAATATATAATCCTTGCTGATAACTCAGCGCATCAATCTATTAAGCAAACAGCTCTAAATAGCGGTTTAGATCCTGACACCAATTTAAACTTGATAAATGCTAGAGTCAATTACCCTGCACATGTAAATAGGCTAATAAGACAAATCTCAGGGAATATATGGGAATGTGAATTAGAAAGCTCTTGGCATTCAATTTGGGCTCAGGATGGATATTGCTGCTTGAAAGATGATGAGGGAAATTCAATTTTAATAGAACCGTTAGACTTCACTCGTAACGGTGATAATTTCGTTGCTGAACAGATAGCAGCCCGAACAAATATTCAAGTAGAGGTAACAAAGTACCACATTGAGGGAGGGAACATTTTAGCTGGAGACAATTACGTGATAGTTGGCAGTGATTATCTACACTACAACAGAAAAATAACAGGAGAGACTGATGAACAAATCACCTCAGGTTTTCAAGAGCTTTTCGGTGTCGAGAACATCATTTGGCTTGGATTCGATAATCCAGTTAACTTTCCAATTGATGTATTTCAAGGAACATATCAACCAATATTTCACATCGACATGTATATTACCCTTGGAGGGAAATCTGAAAATGGTAGGGAGCTAATATTTGTTGGCGATGTCAATCTTGCCAAAAGCGTTCTGGAACAAGAATCACCGTTGGTGGAAATTGCTAGTTCTTTTGACAAAACTGCAGAATGGTTGTCTGGATATAGTCAAAATGGCATTGAATTTGAAGTAGTTAGAATACCGTTGGATTTATGGAATATTTCAAATTCGCAAGGTACATTTTTGAGTTATAACAATTGCATAATTGAAGTTTTTGGGGAAGCTAAGAATGTTTATGTACCATCTTATTCCTCTGTTGCACCTGGAAGTATAAATCGCCGAAAGCTAGATGAAACAGTGGCCTCTATATTTAATGAACATGGTTTTAATGTAACAATGCTATCAGGTGCTTACGAAGAGTTGTGCAAAAATGGCGGGTCGGTTCACTGCATAACTAAAGTTTTAGATCGAGAGTAA
- a CDS encoding S-type pyocin family protein: MNYRVVRFTELMAYEFGQVEGGFNELNESELKTAIPSGIGFKAFMEQLKQGHLVLLTDSPSTPMLLSESGTMGGARTWALNSQATDNLEPAAQNALLARTRMSGSSAGYSRSKSLHPPLPMPTYIPEPPIPDYSDEPPKLKYEYSFEIASSQDSVRKAGNCHFILTKTKNEVELGRWAETKAEHGTRYTIQTAFDEPKRLVAQVASRPMGVSPTQSVKVRNIGAQVAHEGFIPITPTVQLGERLGFPTEGFYYHFHDNQLVQEYRLQGDKRWSFYATLSRHQRLDPERGYNTDQTAILVFWKLGGKVVENQYLVYLERQITRDELDSLTDDWLNEHGVKLDIPQLLEATKHPIIKRTEAAKPAEQKQPEPVNHIVQTDPETGTRETWAKIANQYGLAPKALLDLNPQYDADPMSLSVGDSLNVQKPLPQRIEKESVYEIPPESPKQFNQPLNTFYGYTSHCLADTSIVAISHEKLVEKDIPVVNLKILSKKSKATDYGKLAFLALPASTAGSNLGIVSTTLGQWSISGEALGSFARVGGGLIAALWPSQLGDGTLDGNPELTVSDSTTMRVRFNMYTDENGKQQIVGIKTGEGSAYGDRVAKREAVKQGQHFIAELDNGITITWTPDGSTDVLTPDTVLPENDQLDVHNIWVRPIEEHEQEIGTVLYPEEDLAEYIIAFPADAGLSPLYLVFSKPKVKPLEVGTYGELAPRSKNDGMDIDHIPSQAALRRATESALQGQALTKEEERTLINTAAAIAIPQEVHRKCSETYGGRNQADKQEIDAMDIKSAVDSNFDAIKECLKNEGYSDEDLEKARTQLHKINIKNGWY, translated from the coding sequence ATGAACTATCGAGTTGTACGGTTCACAGAGTTAATGGCTTATGAGTTTGGACAAGTAGAAGGTGGCTTTAATGAACTCAATGAAAGCGAGTTGAAGACGGCAATTCCATCAGGTATTGGGTTTAAAGCTTTCATGGAGCAGCTAAAGCAAGGACATCTTGTTTTATTGACGGACTCACCTTCAACACCGATGCTGCTTTCTGAGTCAGGCACTATGGGTGGAGCCAGAACGTGGGCTTTGAACTCTCAAGCTACAGATAACCTTGAGCCTGCTGCCCAAAATGCATTGCTTGCTAGAACTCGAATGAGTGGAAGTAGCGCTGGCTACAGTCGAAGTAAGAGCTTACATCCTCCGTTGCCGATGCCAACGTATATTCCAGAGCCACCTATACCAGATTACTCGGATGAACCACCTAAGCTAAAGTATGAATACAGCTTTGAAATTGCGAGCTCTCAAGATTCGGTACGTAAAGCGGGTAACTGCCACTTTATTTTGACCAAAACAAAAAATGAAGTGGAGCTAGGGCGTTGGGCTGAAACAAAGGCAGAGCATGGCACCCGCTACACTATACAGACTGCATTTGATGAGCCTAAACGACTTGTCGCTCAAGTTGCTTCTCGTCCTATGGGTGTGTCACCCACACAATCCGTCAAAGTTAGGAATATCGGTGCACAAGTGGCACATGAAGGGTTCATTCCAATTACACCTACCGTGCAATTGGGCGAACGATTAGGGTTCCCTACCGAAGGCTTTTATTATCACTTCCACGACAACCAGTTGGTACAAGAGTACCGTTTACAGGGTGATAAACGTTGGAGTTTTTATGCCACCCTAAGCAGGCATCAGCGTCTTGATCCAGAAAGAGGTTACAACACAGATCAAACAGCGATTCTGGTCTTTTGGAAGCTTGGGGGTAAAGTCGTCGAAAATCAGTATCTCGTTTACCTTGAAAGACAAATTACTCGCGATGAGTTAGATAGTTTGACCGACGATTGGTTGAATGAGCATGGGGTGAAGTTAGATATCCCTCAGCTACTTGAGGCGACCAAACACCCCATAATTAAACGAACTGAAGCAGCAAAACCAGCCGAACAAAAGCAACCAGAGCCAGTTAATCATATTGTTCAAACCGATCCCGAAACAGGTACACGAGAAACGTGGGCGAAGATTGCCAATCAATACGGTCTCGCCCCGAAAGCTTTGTTGGATCTTAATCCGCAATATGACGCAGATCCGATGTCTTTATCGGTAGGTGATTCCCTGAATGTACAGAAGCCGCTACCTCAACGTATTGAAAAGGAATCCGTTTATGAGATACCACCAGAGAGTCCTAAGCAATTTAACCAACCGTTGAATACATTTTATGGCTATACTAGCCACTGCTTAGCTGATACGTCAATAGTCGCAATTAGTCATGAAAAGTTGGTCGAAAAAGACATCCCTGTAGTTAACTTGAAAATATTGTCTAAGAAATCGAAAGCAACTGATTACGGCAAGCTGGCATTTTTGGCGTTGCCTGCGAGTACAGCAGGTTCTAATCTTGGGATTGTCAGTACTACGTTAGGGCAATGGAGCATTTCAGGTGAAGCATTAGGCAGCTTTGCGCGAGTTGGCGGAGGTTTGATTGCTGCGTTATGGCCTTCTCAGCTTGGGGATGGAACACTTGATGGCAACCCTGAGCTTACCGTGAGTGATTCCACTACGATGCGCGTCCGTTTCAATATGTACACCGATGAAAATGGCAAACAGCAAATTGTAGGCATCAAAACGGGCGAAGGTAGCGCATACGGTGATCGCGTGGCGAAGCGTGAGGCCGTGAAGCAAGGCCAACACTTTATTGCTGAGCTGGATAACGGCATCACTATTACGTGGACTCCTGATGGCTCAACTGATGTTCTCACTCCCGATACCGTGCTGCCTGAGAATGACCAACTGGATGTTCATAACATCTGGGTTCGCCCAATTGAAGAGCATGAGCAAGAAATTGGCACGGTTCTCTACCCAGAAGAAGATCTAGCTGAGTATATTATCGCCTTTCCTGCTGATGCTGGCTTATCTCCACTGTATTTAGTTTTCAGTAAGCCTAAAGTAAAACCATTGGAGGTCGGAACTTACGGTGAGCTAGCACCTAGAAGTAAAAATGATGGTATGGATATTGACCACATTCCATCTCAGGCTGCTTTAAGAAGAGCAACAGAAAGTGCATTGCAGGGGCAAGCTCTTACTAAAGAGGAAGAACGTACGTTAATTAATACTGCTGCTGCAATTGCTATACCTCAGGAGGTTCATCGAAAGTGTAGTGAAACATACGGTGGTAGAAATCAGGCTGATAAACAGGAAATTGATGCAATGGATATAAAATCGGCGGTTGACTCTAATTTTGACGCTATTAAAGAGTGTTTGAAAAATGAAGGCTATAGTGATGAAGATTTAGAAAAGGCCAGAACTCAACTACATAAAATTAATATTAAAAATGGTTGGTATTAA
- a CDS encoding bacteriocin immunity protein: MDAVLHFEEITEHPDGTDLIYNRLCCRIQRKSGR; encoded by the coding sequence ATCGATGCAGTTTTACACTTCGAAGAAATTACAGAGCATCCAGATGGGACAGATCTGATTTACAACCGGCTTTGTTGCCGAATTCAACGAAAGAGCGGACGCTAG
- a CDS encoding sel1 repeat family protein gives MMYFNHALRKLAVVASLVLSVSGCAPNPQDDIPLFKTFIAENIDKVSEDPYISSTVRPGDALYRFFVQLQHGRVKEEVYEPLKGGDSESKLWYAKLSLPYNELRGEVYQFLTESMQAGNPYAALELSEQGEFCQRYGKGSARSKLFNKMGLSTIYESDVCDEAYFELAVEGFEKLAQQGDLRAQYFFLKQKNWDQSTETRAEYIQEIIRFAEAHYYQPLMDYVGTILFYSKEENKDISNTQEQHELAIKLLTIASNNNYIPAIYKLYFATINKDEKEKLINKSFVLGDIRMIKYQLFKEQGGSPEQYYYNAIIKELSGHYLFSPEKSGKEPDVQLQAEKFAESIRSSVYIDGFTDSGDWN, from the coding sequence ATGATGTATTTTAACCACGCTCTCCGTAAACTCGCTGTGGTGGCGAGTTTGGTATTGAGTGTCTCAGGCTGTGCGCCAAATCCTCAGGACGATATTCCGCTGTTTAAAACCTTCATCGCGGAGAATATCGATAAAGTGTCAGAAGATCCGTATATTTCCAGTACGGTAAGGCCAGGGGATGCCCTTTATCGTTTCTTTGTTCAGCTACAGCATGGCCGCGTTAAGGAAGAAGTATATGAGCCATTAAAAGGTGGAGATAGTGAAAGTAAATTGTGGTACGCAAAATTATCACTTCCCTATAATGAGTTGCGGGGAGAAGTCTATCAGTTCTTAACTGAGTCCATGCAAGCGGGTAATCCATATGCGGCGTTAGAGTTGTCAGAACAAGGTGAGTTTTGTCAGCGCTACGGAAAAGGTTCCGCTCGTAGTAAGTTATTCAATAAGATGGGGTTGAGCACGATTTACGAATCAGACGTGTGTGATGAGGCGTATTTTGAGTTAGCGGTGGAAGGGTTTGAGAAGCTCGCCCAACAAGGCGATTTACGTGCTCAATATTTTTTTCTCAAACAAAAAAACTGGGACCAGTCGACAGAGACTCGAGCAGAGTATATTCAGGAAATCATCCGCTTTGCAGAGGCGCATTACTACCAACCTTTAATGGATTATGTTGGTACGATTTTGTTTTACTCGAAAGAGGAAAATAAAGATATATCGAATACGCAAGAACAGCATGAATTGGCGATTAAGCTTCTTACGATAGCGTCTAACAATAACTATATTCCGGCCATTTATAAGCTATATTTTGCCACAATAAATAAAGATGAAAAAGAGAAACTAATAAATAAGTCGTTTGTTTTAGGTGATATCAGAATGATTAAATATCAACTTTTTAAAGAGCAGGGCGGGTCTCCTGAGCAATACTACTATAACGCTATTATTAAAGAGCTTTCAGGTCATTATCTTTTTTCACCAGAAAAATCAGGGAAAGAACCTGATGTACAATTACAAGCAGAAAAATTTGCAGAGTCTATCCGCTCTAGTGTTTACATTGATGGGTTTACAGATAGCGGAGATTGGAACTGA
- a CDS encoding recombinase family protein, translating into MFYAYIRVSSSDQNSARQEQAIIKAGYDIAQTVIEVASGKDIHRPKLQQLLSQLSTGDVLVVHSIDRLCRNMMDMCDLTLKLRQQGISLMFIKENIHFSASKIDPLQELQLHMMSAFGQFERALIRERQAEGIAAKKARGERTGRPPADRHKVALVDELKAKGIRLKLACDNVGLGVSTYYKLRKQLQKEQQ; encoded by the coding sequence ATGTTCTATGCATACATAAGAGTCAGCTCTTCTGACCAAAACTCAGCAAGACAAGAACAAGCCATCATCAAAGCTGGCTATGATATTGCTCAAACGGTGATAGAAGTCGCTAGCGGAAAGGATATACATAGACCAAAACTCCAACAACTACTAAGCCAACTATCAACAGGGGATGTTTTGGTCGTTCATTCCATTGACCGGTTATGTAGAAATATGATGGATATGTGTGATTTGACGCTTAAACTTCGTCAGCAAGGCATATCACTCATGTTTATAAAAGAAAATATTCATTTTTCGGCATCGAAAATCGATCCGTTACAAGAATTACAGTTACATATGATGTCGGCTTTTGGTCAGTTTGAGCGAGCGTTAATTCGAGAGCGCCAAGCAGAAGGGATAGCTGCCAAAAAAGCACGTGGAGAACGAACTGGACGCCCTCCTGCTGATAGGCATAAAGTCGCTTTGGTTGATGAACTGAAGGCGAAAGGAATTCGCCTTAAACTCGCTTGTGACAATGTGGGATTAGGCGTCTCAACTTATTACAAGCTGAGAAAACAATTACAAAAGGAACAACAATAA
- a CDS encoding plasmid pRiA4b ORF-3 family protein, with protein MKTYTIKIALRDVSPMVWRRFRLASNTSLAHLHFIIQIAHGWDDEYLHKFRVYGKDYGIYHEGGIIFSDNPFHVTLDTLGLEVGDRFTYEYNFFESWLHDIRIEEIKENCSKKVPFCVAGNKMPGVTEFEEIDKMLEFAQALAEGDDSTTIGELRPFAWAWASVRFDRQRVNNQIDKLDPLNPVLESSFILI; from the coding sequence GTGAAAACTTACACAATCAAAATTGCTCTTCGCGATGTCAGCCCTATGGTTTGGCGACGATTTCGACTAGCTTCCAACACATCACTAGCTCATCTCCATTTTATCATTCAAATTGCTCATGGGTGGGACGATGAGTATCTGCATAAATTTCGAGTCTACGGCAAAGACTACGGGATTTATCATGAAGGCGGGATAATCTTTAGCGACAATCCATTTCATGTGACGCTGGATACGTTAGGGCTCGAAGTTGGAGATCGTTTCACGTACGAATACAACTTCTTTGAATCGTGGCTACATGACATTCGTATCGAAGAAATAAAAGAAAATTGCTCAAAGAAAGTACCATTTTGTGTCGCTGGTAACAAAATGCCTGGTGTTACAGAATTTGAGGAGATAGATAAAATGCTTGAGTTTGCGCAAGCTCTTGCTGAAGGCGATGACTCAACAACCATTGGAGAACTTCGACCTTTTGCTTGGGCCTGGGCATCCGTTCGTTTTGATCGACAAAGAGTCAACAATCAAATTGATAAGCTCGACCCACTAAATCCAGTACTCGAATCATCTTTCATTTTGATATAG
- a CDS encoding ParB/Srx family N-terminal domain-containing protein, whose protein sequence is MVSIRNKWWEKRTPRSVDYLKLWKENPRFDTAESQSRIKLADFAEEIISEPSDKVSFFELIKSIIKLGFMDFEPIVVWKDESNRYVVAEGNRRVLALKLLRSPDKAPKSIRKFILQQSNLIDRNDIEKVQVCVAPNVEATRWYVLQRHSTSSIQKPWQRLQQQRFIVGLYDEYNQNIDKIISVTGFTRSEIISALRYVQLRDLATRKQVTDLMSTEEKELIYSNRISMTILERWFASESVRERWGIQFDGMKVKITSNEESFLHAYGKFLKLMFNVEPNDLKFAVNTRSIPEKNEEIFKVLPEVTFPNVQEEAVLDTCINPEQSTRDEGNVADISPNENRSENREESSTESPSSANQTTVKHKNNRLRLIIPQTSIKVHSAKLNSLFSELKKVPVHLYTHSASITLRVFLDLSVDDFIRRNGLEKSVATQYKKDYNHTILQQRLKFLCDDHVSDAQANKVISKLLQPNNEHSLDTLNSYMHGHETHKVDYRFVNGFWDMLAPLLKVLIELKER, encoded by the coding sequence ATGGTTAGCATTAGAAATAAGTGGTGGGAAAAACGAACACCACGTTCGGTTGATTATCTTAAATTATGGAAAGAAAACCCACGTTTTGATACAGCGGAAAGTCAATCAAGAATTAAGCTGGCTGATTTTGCCGAAGAAATAATCAGTGAACCTTCTGACAAAGTAAGCTTTTTTGAGTTAATTAAGTCGATCATTAAGCTTGGTTTTATGGATTTTGAGCCTATTGTTGTTTGGAAAGATGAGAGTAATCGCTACGTGGTAGCTGAGGGGAACCGCCGAGTTCTCGCACTCAAGCTGCTTAGAAGTCCTGACAAAGCCCCTAAATCAATACGTAAGTTTATTTTACAACAATCAAATCTAATTGATCGAAATGACATAGAAAAGGTGCAAGTATGTGTAGCCCCAAACGTTGAAGCTACGCGTTGGTATGTACTACAGCGTCACTCGACCAGCTCAATCCAAAAACCTTGGCAGCGCTTGCAACAACAGCGTTTTATCGTAGGTCTGTATGATGAATATAATCAAAATATAGATAAGATCATCTCTGTTACAGGCTTTACTCGTTCAGAAATTATTTCAGCGTTGCGATATGTTCAGCTACGTGACCTTGCGACACGTAAGCAAGTTACAGATCTGATGAGTACTGAAGAAAAGGAACTCATATATAGCAATAGAATATCAATGACGATTCTTGAACGGTGGTTTGCGAGTGAGTCTGTTCGAGAACGTTGGGGCATCCAATTTGACGGTATGAAGGTCAAAATCACCTCTAATGAGGAAAGCTTCTTACATGCATATGGTAAGTTCTTAAAGCTGATGTTTAACGTTGAGCCGAATGATTTAAAGTTTGCAGTTAACACTCGTTCCATCCCAGAAAAGAACGAAGAAATATTTAAGGTACTGCCTGAGGTTACTTTTCCTAACGTACAAGAAGAAGCTGTTTTGGATACATGTATTAATCCTGAACAGTCAACTAGAGATGAAGGCAATGTCGCTGACATATCCCCTAATGAAAATAGATCAGAAAATCGCGAGGAGAGCAGTACGGAATCGCCTTCAAGTGCTAACCAAACAACCGTAAAGCATAAGAATAATCGGCTCCGATTGATCATTCCCCAGACTTCAATAAAAGTACATAGCGCAAAGCTCAATAGTTTGTTTAGTGAATTAAAAAAGGTACCAGTTCACCTTTATACACATTCAGCGTCGATTACTTTACGAGTGTTCCTAGACCTTTCAGTAGACGATTTTATTCGTCGAAATGGCCTAGAGAAGAGTGTGGCCACACAATACAAAAAAGACTACAATCATACTATCTTACAGCAACGCCTAAAATTCTTATGTGATGACCATGTAAGTGACGCTCAAGCCAACAAGGTTATTAGTAAGTTGCTTCAGCCGAACAATGAGCATAGCTTAGACACGTTAAATAGTTATATGCATGGGCACGAAACTCACAAAGTTGATTATAGATTTGTGAACGGTTTTTGGGATATGCTGGCGCCTCTACTAAAAGTCCTAATTGAGCTGAAGGAAAGATAA